One Methanomassiliicoccales archaeon genomic window carries:
- a CDS encoding DUF3786 domain-containing protein, whose product MICNPADGQATVLAWKALEGISPRDLAKSSGASLQSDDISLPTLGSTILVSMTDQKVTVPPELSGGWGLIALHHLRGCQDWKRDDEWMSFEQLKGASPFATAFRQRAVTPLASRFGNMPKELSKVGRPLGGRSLKMGDAAALFYVFPRLRLAAIVWQGDEDVPPGANMLFDKGGAGTLPAEDLAELGICLCQMLVSKDR is encoded by the coding sequence ATGATCTGTAACCCCGCGGATGGACAGGCAACGGTACTGGCCTGGAAAGCCTTGGAAGGGATCTCCCCTCGGGACCTGGCTAAAAGCTCCGGGGCCTCTCTGCAGAGCGATGACATCTCGCTACCCACCCTGGGAAGCACCATCCTGGTATCGATGACCGACCAGAAGGTCACCGTGCCCCCGGAGCTAAGCGGAGGATGGGGGCTGATCGCACTGCATCATCTCAGGGGTTGCCAGGATTGGAAGAGAGATGACGAATGGATGTCGTTCGAGCAGTTGAAGGGCGCTTCACCTTTCGCAACGGCCTTTCGGCAGAGGGCGGTGACCCCGTTGGCGTCGCGTTTCGGAAATATGCCAAAAGAGCTATCGAAGGTCGGTCGGCCGCTCGGAGGACGATCGCTGAAGATGGGGGATGCCGCCGCCCTCTTCTATGTTTTCCCACGATTACGTCTGGCGGCCATCGTGTGGCAGGGTGACGAGGATGTTCCACCCGGAGCCAATATGCTCTTTGACAAGGGTGGCGCCGGGACATTGCCGGCCGAGGACCTGGCCGAGCTGGGCATTTGTCTCTGCCAGATGCTGGTCAGTAAAGACCGGTGA
- a CDS encoding methylenetetrahydrofolate reductase, which produces MSVSTLQETLDAGRFAVTAEIGPPRSCEPEQVRKLARMLKGSAHAFNLTDNQAANVRMSSLASSVLCLQEGLEPVMQMTCRDRNRIAMQSDLLGACALGVQNVLCISGDHQIFGNHPQAKNVYDVDPIQQLMIFRRMRDEGVNWSGEPLPQPPQPFLGAAANPFADPFEFRVVRLAKKVSAGAQFVQTQCVLDVERFQRFMGHVRERGLDEEVHVIAGVIPLRSHKAALFMKNKVAGMSVPDHIVDRLRRASDPKEEGIKLCLETIDSLKSTPGVHGVHITAIAWEEIVPRLVQEAGIGP; this is translated from the coding sequence ATGAGCGTAAGCACGCTTCAGGAGACGCTCGACGCTGGCCGATTCGCGGTCACTGCGGAGATCGGTCCGCCCAGGTCATGCGAGCCAGAGCAGGTCAGGAAGTTGGCGCGGATGCTCAAGGGGAGCGCCCACGCCTTCAATCTGACCGACAATCAGGCGGCCAACGTGCGCATGTCCAGTCTGGCATCGTCGGTGCTATGCCTGCAGGAAGGGCTGGAGCCGGTGATGCAGATGACCTGCCGGGACCGGAACCGCATAGCCATGCAGAGCGATCTGCTGGGCGCTTGCGCTTTGGGCGTGCAGAACGTCCTGTGCATCAGCGGCGACCATCAGATTTTCGGCAACCATCCACAGGCCAAGAACGTGTACGATGTCGATCCGATTCAACAGTTGATGATCTTTCGCCGCATGCGGGACGAGGGAGTGAACTGGAGCGGAGAACCGCTGCCTCAGCCGCCGCAACCCTTCCTGGGGGCGGCGGCCAATCCTTTCGCCGATCCCTTCGAGTTCCGGGTGGTTCGGTTGGCCAAAAAGGTCAGCGCCGGGGCGCAGTTCGTGCAGACACAGTGCGTTCTGGACGTTGAGCGCTTCCAGAGGTTCATGGGACACGTAAGGGAACGGGGGTTGGACGAGGAGGTGCATGTCATCGCCGGCGTCATCCCCCTGCGTTCGCACAAGGCGGCACTGTTCATGAAGAACAAGGTGGCCGGAATGAGCGTACCAGATCATATCGTCGACCGTCTGCGAAGAGCGAGCGATCCTAAAGAGGAGGGCATCAAACTATGCCTGGAGACCATCGACTCCCTGAAGAGCACACCAGGGGTGCACGGCGTTCACATCACCGCTATCGCCTGGGAGGAGATCGTGCCCCGTTTGGTCCAGGAGGCCGGCATAGGGCCGTAG
- a CDS encoding iron-sulfur cluster assembly scaffold protein: protein MPLPYNAIVMEHFKNPRNVGKIDNPDGKSTVGSPACGDMVSVYLEVDEKTLVITDMKFESYGCASNIATGSIITELAKGKTLSEAKKITWKEASDALGGLPKIKSHCSVLAVEGLREAITNYEEKHGLVVDKVPTTLEIIRQRLKNVLNPLTGLDIVRTNLVTEMGIKEGVVTLRIDLAEDHQFANNIKEEIKEKIENLWDVTSVVLIFKK from the coding sequence ATGCCATTGCCGTACAACGCCATAGTGATGGAGCATTTCAAGAACCCCCGCAACGTGGGGAAGATAGATAACCCGGACGGGAAGTCCACGGTGGGCAGCCCGGCCTGTGGGGACATGGTATCCGTGTACCTGGAGGTGGACGAGAAGACCCTGGTGATCACCGATATGAAGTTCGAATCGTACGGTTGCGCGTCCAACATCGCCACTGGTTCGATCATCACGGAGCTGGCCAAGGGGAAGACATTGAGCGAGGCCAAGAAGATCACCTGGAAGGAGGCCTCGGACGCTCTAGGAGGTCTCCCGAAGATCAAATCCCACTGCTCCGTTCTCGCGGTCGAAGGATTGCGCGAGGCCATCACCAACTACGAGGAGAAGCATGGCTTGGTGGTGGATAAGGTACCCACGACGCTGGAGATCATTCGCCAACGCCTGAAGAACGTGCTGAACCCGCTGACCGGTCTCGATATCGTACGCACGAACCTGGTGACGGAGATGGGCATCAAGGAGGGCGTGGTCACCTTACGCATTGATCTGGCTGAGGACCACCAGTTCGCCAATAACATCAAGGAAGAGATAAAGGAGAAGATCGAGAACCTGTGGGACGTGACCTCGGTGGTTCTGATATTCAAGAAGTGA
- a CDS encoding formate--tetrahydrofolate ligase gives MKSNIEIAQEAQVLTIDKIAAKLDISMEEIVPYGRHMAKVPLSVLRRFEGQENGKLILTTAITPTPAGEGKTVTTIGLVQALGLKGHKVMGAIREPSLGPTFGLKGGATGGGLSQVYPMWDIDLHFTGDIHAVGAAHNLLSAILENHIAKGNKLNIDPTRIFLMKAIDMNCRELRNIVVGLGGRKEGGIPHESGFLITVASEISAILALTTSMTDLKERLGRIIVGYTYDNRPVEAKELGCVGAMAILLKDTIHPNLVQTLEGQPFFIHGFPFANIAHGNSSLIATKYALKMCDMVVTEAGFGADLGAEKFFDIVCRNNGFRPDCVVLVCSIRALKMHGGCHLSKAACEDLKTLKDGFPNLDKHVDNIRKFGVPMVVAINHFSVDTEQEIALVREHCRELGVRCAVSYVFDKGGEGGQELANQVDEILEKETSNFHFLYDIDQPLKDKIKTIATEMYGAKYVVYEGAAQRHLKTIEGSGLGHFMVCMAKTQLSLTDKSELKGAPRDWILNVREIFVSAGAGFVVPICGRIMLIPGLPSQPAALSMDIDENGRITGLY, from the coding sequence ATGAAGAGCAATATTGAGATCGCCCAGGAGGCCCAGGTCCTCACCATCGATAAGATCGCCGCCAAATTGGATATCTCAATGGAAGAGATCGTACCATACGGGCGGCATATGGCCAAGGTGCCTTTGTCCGTGCTGCGCCGCTTCGAAGGCCAGGAGAACGGGAAACTGATCCTTACCACGGCGATCACTCCCACTCCGGCCGGTGAGGGCAAGACCGTCACCACCATAGGTTTGGTCCAGGCCCTGGGGCTTAAGGGGCATAAGGTCATGGGCGCGATACGCGAACCGTCCCTGGGACCTACGTTCGGTCTGAAGGGCGGCGCCACTGGAGGAGGCCTTTCCCAGGTCTATCCGATGTGGGACATCGACCTGCATTTCACCGGGGACATCCATGCAGTGGGGGCGGCCCACAACCTTCTATCGGCCATCCTGGAGAACCACATCGCCAAAGGGAACAAGCTGAACATCGATCCCACCCGGATCTTTCTGATGAAGGCCATCGACATGAACTGCCGGGAACTGCGCAATATAGTGGTTGGCCTCGGGGGGCGCAAGGAGGGGGGAATACCGCACGAGAGCGGGTTCCTCATCACCGTGGCGTCGGAGATCAGCGCCATACTGGCTCTGACGACCTCGATGACAGACCTCAAGGAGAGGCTGGGAAGGATCATCGTCGGCTACACCTACGACAACCGCCCGGTGGAGGCCAAGGAACTGGGGTGCGTCGGAGCCATGGCCATTTTGCTCAAGGACACCATACATCCGAACCTGGTGCAGACATTGGAAGGACAGCCCTTCTTCATTCATGGATTTCCCTTCGCCAATATTGCCCACGGTAACAGCAGCCTCATCGCCACCAAGTATGCGTTGAAGATGTGCGACATGGTGGTCACCGAGGCTGGATTCGGGGCCGACCTGGGTGCGGAGAAGTTCTTCGACATCGTCTGCCGGAACAACGGCTTCCGTCCCGACTGCGTTGTCCTGGTATGCTCCATCCGGGCGCTGAAGATGCATGGCGGCTGTCATCTTTCCAAAGCTGCCTGCGAGGACCTCAAGACGCTCAAGGACGGCTTCCCCAACCTGGACAAGCATGTGGATAACATCCGCAAGTTCGGTGTTCCCATGGTGGTCGCCATCAACCATTTCAGCGTCGATACGGAGCAGGAGATCGCCCTGGTCAGAGAGCATTGCCGTGAACTCGGGGTGCGTTGTGCGGTGTCCTATGTGTTCGATAAGGGCGGTGAAGGAGGACAGGAGCTAGCCAACCAGGTGGACGAGATACTGGAGAAGGAGACCTCCAATTTCCACTTCCTATACGATATCGATCAACCCCTCAAGGACAAGATCAAGACCATCGCCACCGAGATGTACGGGGCAAAGTACGTGGTCTATGAGGGCGCCGCCCAGAGGCATCTCAAGACCATCGAGGGGTCCGGCCTGGGCCATTTCATGGTTTGCATGGCCAAGACCCAACTATCGCTCACTGATAAGTCGGAACTAAAAGGGGCGCCCCGGGACTGGATATTGAACGTCAGGGAGATATTCGTGTCCGCAGGGGCGGGGTTCGTGGTGCCCATATGCGGCCGTATCATGCTCATACCCGGACTGCCCTCGCAGCCGGCGGCATTGAGCATGGACATTGACGAGAACGGGCGGATCACCGGTCTTTACTGA
- a CDS encoding methylenetetrahydrofolate reductase C-terminal domain-containing protein, giving the protein MIIAERKPLTEVLEMLDGSGEITVLGCRSCTAICLAGGEKEAKEMTEALSLHSELKGKSWSVRPITVERACEKEFILPLQGVKGTVLSLACGVGAQVVQEMFPALQVIPGVNTSSMGAPEGMGVFVEKCAGCGDCILHLTAGICPIARCAKSLLNGPCGGSQNGKCEVSPETPCAWDQIVRSLTTQGRLDLLERNIPPKDWRPSRSGGPRRTVNVEAVPGDAQKAWRDTE; this is encoded by the coding sequence ATGATCATCGCGGAACGGAAGCCTTTGACGGAGGTCCTGGAGATGCTGGACGGGTCGGGAGAGATAACGGTCCTGGGTTGCAGGTCCTGTACGGCGATCTGCCTGGCTGGAGGGGAGAAGGAGGCCAAGGAGATGACCGAGGCATTGTCTCTGCACTCCGAGCTGAAAGGGAAGAGCTGGAGCGTCCGTCCCATCACGGTGGAGAGGGCCTGCGAAAAGGAGTTCATCCTCCCCCTGCAGGGTGTAAAGGGAACGGTCCTAAGTCTGGCCTGCGGGGTCGGCGCCCAGGTGGTCCAGGAGATGTTCCCGGCGCTCCAGGTCATTCCCGGTGTCAACACTTCCAGCATGGGGGCGCCCGAGGGGATGGGGGTGTTCGTGGAAAAGTGCGCTGGTTGCGGTGATTGCATACTGCATCTGACCGCCGGTATATGCCCCATCGCCCGATGCGCGAAAAGCCTGCTCAACGGTCCCTGCGGAGGAAGTCAGAACGGAAAATGTGAGGTCTCTCCGGAAACCCCCTGCGCCTGGGACCAGATCGTTCGATCACTTACCACGCAAGGACGCCTGGACCTATTGGAACGGAACATTCCACCCAAGGACTGGCGTCCCAGCCGCAGCGGCGGTCCCCGACGAACAGTGAACGTCGAGGCCGTGCCCGGTGACGCTCAGAAGGCCTGGAGGGATACTGAATGA
- a CDS encoding FAD-dependent oxidoreductase has product MIIVGGGPAGLACAKELSERGLSCAILEKRDHLGGRVDELSCKGQRLCRQCDVCRVHRLREEVSCSELISVYLGVELDQVERQGSRYRFDLSRTREAIDTGRCSLCGKCVEACPAGAMTKEGGKVRLDRQKCRSLQGLECERCVSVCPTSAIDLFGEDHLSVNGDAVVVATGSRTFPAEEDARLGWGEVPGVMTSMQLELQLEARSPLEIGERSKVAFLLCVGSRSCRVGTSICSAICCKYALRQALCLKELYPALDMTMFVMDWRGMAQDDPLLMELGRTDIKIVRSRPAEILAEEGRPLVRYAGDGRISSEPFDQVVLAIGLVPDIDDALAGHLSLPRNAQGYVTFPDGGDRGIFLAGSCIEPKDIKHCISDGIMAARRAQDHLEDGE; this is encoded by the coding sequence GTGATCATCGTTGGCGGCGGCCCTGCCGGTCTGGCATGTGCCAAGGAACTATCCGAGAGGGGGCTCAGCTGCGCCATACTGGAGAAGAGGGACCATCTGGGCGGAAGGGTAGACGAGCTATCATGCAAAGGACAGCGCCTCTGCCGGCAGTGTGACGTTTGCCGGGTGCATCGATTGCGGGAGGAGGTATCGTGCTCAGAACTGATCAGCGTCTACTTGGGTGTTGAGCTGGATCAGGTGGAGCGGCAGGGAAGCCGATACCGTTTCGATCTCAGCCGTACGAGGGAGGCCATCGACACAGGGCGTTGCTCCCTTTGCGGCAAGTGCGTCGAAGCGTGTCCCGCAGGTGCCATGACCAAGGAGGGCGGGAAGGTCCGGCTGGACCGCCAAAAATGCCGTTCCCTCCAAGGTCTGGAATGTGAGAGGTGTGTCAGCGTGTGCCCCACCTCGGCCATCGATCTGTTCGGGGAGGACCACCTGAGCGTCAACGGCGACGCGGTGGTCGTGGCCACAGGCAGCCGGACATTCCCTGCGGAGGAGGACGCTCGTCTGGGATGGGGAGAGGTGCCCGGAGTGATGACCTCCATGCAACTGGAGTTGCAGCTGGAGGCTCGATCGCCCCTCGAGATCGGAGAACGGTCAAAGGTAGCCTTCCTGCTTTGCGTGGGTTCGCGCAGCTGCCGCGTCGGTACGTCCATCTGCTCTGCCATATGCTGCAAGTACGCTCTACGCCAGGCCTTGTGCCTCAAAGAGCTGTACCCCGCCCTGGATATGACGATGTTCGTCATGGACTGGAGGGGGATGGCACAGGACGACCCGTTATTGATGGAGCTGGGACGCACGGACATTAAGATAGTGCGTTCGCGTCCCGCGGAAATACTTGCTGAAGAAGGACGGCCTCTAGTAAGGTATGCCGGTGATGGCCGCATATCTTCAGAGCCGTTCGACCAGGTAGTGCTGGCCATCGGCCTAGTGCCGGACATCGATGACGCCTTGGCCGGACACCTGTCCTTACCACGAAATGCCCAGGGTTATGTGACATTCCCCGACGGAGGGGACCGGGGCATCTTCCTGGCCGGAAGCTGCATCGAGCCAAAGGACATCAAGCACTGCATCTCCGACGGCATAATGGCGGCAAGACGGGCCCAGGACCATCTGGAGGATGGGGAATGA
- a CDS encoding cysteine desulfurase family protein: protein MTIYMDNAAATRMDERVLEAMRPYFLESYAVATSEFGHTMGLEARETLMEARQKMVLSLGVKEEELVFTSGDTEASNMALKGVAMALGGKRGKHIVVSAIEDFPVLNSARALEREGFRVTFIPVGPDGLLDMEALKKEVGNETILVSVQQANQEIGTLQDIKTVGEIAHDKGALFHTDATHAFARAPTDYGRMPVDMVTISAHTIHGPKGVGGLMIKEGTPITKWMDGGFQESNLRAGLENIPGIVGFAKAVELVTEEENERLRGIRDLLIDQILKDVEDTTLNGHRTKRAPQNANVTFHYVEGESITLHLDMRGIEVSTGSACFSRSLEASHVIMGIGGNHERAHGSIRFSLGRFNHIEEAKEVVESMKDIVKRLREISPLKRGGN from the coding sequence ATGACGATATACATGGACAACGCCGCCGCCACCCGCATGGACGAAAGAGTGCTGGAGGCCATGCGTCCCTACTTCCTCGAGTCGTACGCCGTAGCCACATCGGAGTTCGGCCACACCATGGGCCTGGAGGCCCGGGAGACGCTGATGGAGGCCCGGCAGAAGATGGTCCTATCCCTCGGGGTGAAGGAGGAAGAACTGGTGTTCACCTCCGGGGACACCGAGGCGAGCAACATGGCATTGAAGGGCGTGGCCATGGCGCTCGGCGGCAAGAGAGGCAAGCACATCGTGGTCAGCGCCATCGAGGACTTCCCGGTGCTCAACTCGGCCCGAGCGCTTGAGAGGGAAGGTTTCCGCGTGACGTTCATCCCGGTGGGACCCGATGGACTGCTGGACATGGAAGCACTGAAGAAAGAGGTGGGGAACGAGACCATCCTGGTCTCGGTGCAGCAGGCCAATCAGGAGATAGGCACGCTGCAGGACATCAAGACCGTGGGAGAGATAGCCCACGACAAAGGCGCACTGTTCCATACGGACGCAACCCACGCCTTCGCCCGAGCGCCTACCGACTACGGCCGGATGCCAGTGGATATGGTGACGATCAGCGCTCACACCATTCACGGACCGAAGGGCGTGGGCGGCCTGATGATCAAGGAGGGCACGCCCATCACCAAGTGGATGGACGGCGGGTTTCAAGAGAGCAACCTTCGCGCCGGGCTGGAGAACATCCCCGGCATCGTCGGATTCGCCAAGGCCGTCGAACTGGTCACCGAGGAGGAGAACGAGCGGTTGAGAGGGATAAGGGACCTGCTCATCGACCAGATCCTAAAGGATGTGGAGGACACCACCCTGAACGGACACCGAACGAAGCGCGCACCGCAGAACGCCAACGTCACCTTCCACTATGTGGAAGGAGAATCGATCACACTTCATCTGGACATGAGAGGGATCGAGGTCTCGACCGGCTCCGCCTGCTTCAGCCGTTCGCTGGAAGCGAGCCACGTCATCATGGGGATCGGCGGGAACCACGAACGGGCCCATGGCTCGATCCGTTTCTCCCTGGGCCGTTTCAATCACATCGAGGAGGCCAAGGAGGTCGTCGAGTCCATGAAGGACATAGTGAAGAGGCTGAGGGAGATCAGCCCTTTGAAAAGAGGAGGAAATTAA
- a CDS encoding sulfurtransferase TusA family protein has translation MVELKVDCAGKNCPVPLIEMRKAIKKAAKGDVVEITGDHPASKKEIPMAVESLGQELVDVTESGDMWTIRIRKIKE, from the coding sequence ATGGTAGAGTTAAAGGTCGATTGTGCCGGAAAGAACTGTCCGGTACCGCTCATCGAGATGAGGAAGGCCATAAAGAAGGCCGCCAAAGGCGACGTGGTGGAGATCACCGGTGACCATCCCGCATCCAAGAAGGAGATACCAATGGCCGTGGAGTCATTGGGACAGGAACTGGTGGATGTGACCGAATCGGGCGATATGTGGACCATCCGCATCCGCAAGATCAAGGAGTGA
- a CDS encoding DsrE/DsrF/DrsH-like family protein, with amino-acid sequence MADKTTIVVHSGDLDKIYSALIIGAGSLSMGMDVSLYFTFWGLQRLKKNGLDKGPLSKMNMLGLGRWMVKKRMKAAGVEELYKLMADFRELGGKIIACDMTMEVMGISRSDLREDLIDEYGAVGTYVNEAKSSQITLFI; translated from the coding sequence ATGGCCGATAAGACCACCATAGTCGTGCACAGCGGAGACCTGGACAAAATATATAGCGCCCTCATCATCGGCGCTGGTTCTTTGTCCATGGGCATGGACGTATCGCTCTATTTCACCTTCTGGGGACTGCAGCGTCTGAAGAAGAACGGACTGGACAAGGGGCCGCTCTCCAAGATGAACATGCTTGGGTTGGGTCGATGGATGGTCAAGAAGCGCATGAAGGCCGCCGGCGTGGAGGAGCTGTACAAGCTCATGGCGGACTTCCGCGAGCTAGGGGGAAAGATAATTGCCTGTGACATGACCATGGAGGTAATGGGCATCTCCCGTTCCGATCTGCGGGAGGACCTGATAGACGAGTACGGGGCCGTCGGCACCTATGTGAACGAGGCCAAGAGCTCACAGATAACCCTATTCATCTGA
- a CDS encoding hydrogenase iron-sulfur subunit, which produces MIVCYCCSRSGMPAALKAMEVGDMDDVLLREVPCTGSVERWEVLHAFRQGAEGVLVVGCLLENCAHHYGNEIAGRRAETLEKMLVDLGLSQGKVVMVHLAEHQSHRFRQAVEAMRATVRSTPEEER; this is translated from the coding sequence ATGATCGTCTGTTATTGCTGCTCCAGGTCCGGAATGCCGGCTGCCCTGAAGGCCATGGAGGTCGGGGATATGGATGACGTTCTATTGAGAGAGGTTCCCTGTACTGGCTCGGTGGAAAGGTGGGAAGTGCTGCACGCCTTCCGCCAAGGGGCCGAAGGGGTCCTGGTGGTAGGTTGTCTGCTGGAGAACTGCGCCCACCATTATGGCAACGAGATCGCCGGTAGGAGAGCGGAGACGCTGGAAAAGATGTTGGTGGACCTGGGTCTCTCCCAGGGAAAGGTGGTCATGGTGCATCTGGCCGAGCACCAGTCCCATAGATTCAGACAGGCTGTGGAGGCCATGCGGGCGACGGTGCGCAGCACCCCGGAGGAAGAGAGATGA
- a CDS encoding 4Fe-4S binding protein, with amino-acid sequence MIEPMKAAVFICRGHGVDPSILRSLLKDPRIGHTEILSSCCTPEGRDQIQLHLRGRTTQALLVIGCPGALLKDYQALAASTAMSPARVAVVPAAACRTVGMAELSLSCILDPREASFPPRRTENALLLIGEGRNADAALEQAKKEGLTVHSLTPFDLIEGQARLLGGPGRFSLEVGESIHGFGAALLVMDHQVTLERERWSDGQGTMVLLAGGEECADVFLQELESTVNAGGKVFAVAQETPFTGCSELRYAELQGRGVTFLRAAEVTIAPEGAFVKDQHLGEELVLPVAELVTIGSSPPLGSEAVLKVFGLPAGQRVKDMRPGESGQPGVFMGGSTFTTFMGQDAEEATLATVMIIADALQRSAPSYSIMASIDKEKCSLCLTCLRICPYQAPFIGQEGMIISTERCQGCGLCLSLCPSQAIEMPPADLRGEMDGTKLSYGGKSS; translated from the coding sequence ATGATCGAACCGATGAAAGCGGCCGTCTTCATATGCCGTGGTCATGGGGTCGATCCCTCGATCTTGAGGTCCCTGTTGAAGGACCCGCGGATAGGGCACACCGAGATACTGTCGAGCTGCTGCACTCCAGAAGGTCGCGATCAGATACAGCTGCACTTGAGAGGAAGGACCACCCAGGCGCTGCTGGTGATCGGCTGCCCCGGGGCGCTCCTGAAGGACTATCAGGCGCTGGCCGCTTCTACCGCCATGTCACCGGCCCGGGTGGCCGTGGTGCCGGCGGCGGCCTGCCGCACCGTTGGCATGGCCGAACTTTCCCTGAGCTGTATCCTCGATCCCAGGGAGGCGTCGTTCCCGCCGCGTCGGACCGAGAACGCTCTGCTGTTGATCGGCGAAGGACGAAATGCCGACGCTGCCTTGGAGCAGGCCAAGAAGGAAGGGCTCACGGTCCATTCGCTCACTCCGTTCGATCTCATCGAAGGGCAGGCCCGGCTCCTGGGGGGACCAGGTCGGTTCTCCCTGGAGGTCGGCGAGTCCATCCATGGGTTCGGTGCGGCGCTGCTGGTAATGGACCATCAGGTGACGCTGGAGCGGGAACGATGGAGCGATGGACAGGGAACGATGGTGCTGTTGGCCGGCGGGGAGGAATGCGCAGACGTTTTCCTGCAGGAGCTCGAATCGACCGTGAACGCCGGCGGGAAGGTCTTCGCAGTGGCTCAGGAGACGCCCTTCACCGGGTGCTCGGAACTGCGTTACGCTGAACTGCAGGGAAGGGGAGTGACGTTCCTGAGGGCCGCAGAGGTCACCATCGCCCCGGAGGGCGCCTTCGTGAAGGACCAGCACCTCGGAGAGGAACTGGTCCTGCCGGTGGCTGAGCTGGTCACCATAGGTTCGTCGCCCCCCCTCGGAAGCGAGGCCGTGCTCAAGGTGTTCGGTCTTCCGGCCGGACAAAGGGTCAAGGACATGAGGCCCGGGGAGAGCGGACAGCCAGGGGTGTTCATGGGCGGTTCCACGTTCACCACTTTCATGGGCCAAGATGCCGAGGAAGCTACGCTAGCGACAGTGATGATCATCGCGGACGCACTGCAGCGCAGCGCTCCATCATATTCCATAATGGCCTCGATCGACAAGGAGAAGTGCTCCCTGTGCCTGACATGCCTGCGCATTTGTCCCTACCAGGCGCCTTTCATAGGCCAGGAGGGAATGATCATATCCACCGAACGCTGCCAGGGCTGCGGTCTGTGCCTGTCGTTGTGTCCCAGCCAGGCCATAGAGATGCCACCGGCCGACCTGCGCGGGGAGATGGACGGAACTAAATTGAGCTATGGAGGAAAGTCCTCATGA
- a CDS encoding polysaccharide deacetylase family protein — protein MRSVAFTVDVDRDVNLACHGEICSISNTRNGDRSPRFTSSAQGLQMILELLRESGVRGTFFWEGRTADEISDGLDLAKIMEGHETAVHGYDHEDFTGKETGIPLDEGQVREVLDRAETALDRTFGRNRRGFRAPYQRTSAPLMAELCRRRYLYDSSDTAPMVSGKVSPYRRPDGLLEAPVCWSLDRKGRKIVSYLWPYHEGNRPMTDYLEMMDQLDEGLLVIATHSWHLVESFSGGLLSKDVVQRGTEDLLSLLRHGQETGVEFVTLADHLRRKNDL, from the coding sequence GTGCGCTCAGTGGCCTTCACCGTGGATGTCGATCGGGACGTCAATCTGGCCTGCCATGGTGAGATATGCTCCATCTCCAACACCCGGAACGGGGACCGCAGCCCTCGCTTTACCTCCTCGGCCCAAGGATTGCAGATGATCCTGGAACTGCTGCGCGAGTCCGGAGTGAGGGGGACGTTCTTCTGGGAAGGACGAACCGCTGATGAAATATCCGATGGGTTGGACCTGGCCAAGATCATGGAAGGCCACGAGACGGCCGTTCATGGCTACGACCACGAGGACTTCACCGGAAAGGAGACCGGGATACCATTGGACGAAGGGCAGGTAAGAGAGGTACTTGACAGGGCGGAAACGGCCCTGGACCGAACGTTCGGCCGGAACAGAAGAGGTTTCCGAGCACCTTACCAGAGAACGAGCGCACCGTTAATGGCGGAGCTTTGTCGCCGCCGATATCTCTATGATTCCTCTGATACCGCGCCGATGGTGAGCGGAAAGGTATCCCCGTATCGTCGTCCCGACGGACTGCTGGAAGCCCCGGTATGCTGGTCACTTGACCGGAAAGGTCGGAAGATCGTCTCCTATCTATGGCCGTACCACGAGGGCAATCGCCCCATGACCGACTACCTGGAAATGATGGACCAGCTGGACGAAGGGTTGCTGGTGATCGCCACTCATTCATGGCACCTGGTGGAAAGCTTCAGCGGCGGACTGTTGTCCAAGGATGTGGTCCAGCGAGGCACGGAGGACCTGCTCTCCCTACTACGTCACGGTCAGGAGACCGGGGTGGAGTTCGTGACCTTGGCCGACCATCTTCGGAGGAAGAATGATCTGTAA